In the Streptomyces formicae genome, one interval contains:
- a CDS encoding nuclear transport factor 2 family protein translates to MPRTPQEIFERCVYVGTLSHDADAFAEQFTEDGVFEAPLLSAASAFPARLVGREQIRTEMAAYYARQAGDHRRPNLEKSGYVLHVTEDPDVFIVEIDTVFDGEGDGEDVTVSLVQIFRIRDGRIARLRDYFAPDLMN, encoded by the coding sequence ATGCCCAGAACGCCACAGGAGATCTTCGAGCGTTGCGTCTACGTGGGAACCCTGTCCCACGATGCCGACGCGTTCGCCGAACAGTTCACCGAGGACGGCGTTTTCGAAGCGCCGCTCCTGTCCGCCGCATCGGCCTTCCCCGCACGGTTGGTGGGCCGCGAACAGATCCGTACGGAGATGGCGGCGTACTACGCGCGGCAGGCGGGCGACCACCGTAGGCCGAACCTCGAGAAGTCCGGGTACGTGCTGCACGTCACCGAGGACCCCGACGTGTTCATCGTCGAGATCGACACGGTCTTCGACGGAGAGGGCGATGGGGAGGACGTGACCGTCTCGCTCGTGCAGATCTTCCGGATCAGGGACGGGAGGATCGCCCGGCTGCGGGACTACTTCGCGCCGGACCTGATGAACTGA
- a CDS encoding cation:proton antiporter regulatory subunit — MPASRLSRTPLPGIGIRYDLTTREQRRLSVVAHRDGARTLSAYRSDDPDECALSLKLSSGEADALIDALMPSHHSPNLLHTTDLGLVAERVLLSATSHWNGRQLGETKMRTETGVSIVAVLRRADAIPSPTPDFRLAGGDTLIVIGTREGVETAATILGRE; from the coding sequence GTGCCCGCATCGCGACTCAGTCGTACGCCGCTCCCAGGCATCGGCATACGTTACGACCTGACGACCCGTGAACAACGCCGTCTCTCCGTGGTCGCGCACCGGGACGGCGCCCGCACGCTGAGCGCCTACCGGTCCGACGACCCGGACGAGTGCGCGCTGTCCCTGAAGCTGAGTTCGGGCGAGGCGGACGCGCTCATCGACGCGCTGATGCCCTCGCACCACAGCCCGAACCTGCTGCACACCACCGACCTGGGCCTGGTCGCCGAGCGCGTCCTGCTCTCGGCCACCTCGCACTGGAACGGGCGACAGCTCGGCGAGACCAAGATGCGGACCGAGACCGGCGTCTCGATCGTGGCCGTGCTGCGCAGGGCCGACGCCATTCCGTCGCCGACCCCCGACTTCCGCCTGGCGGGTGGCGACACCCTCATCGTCATCGGCACGCGCGAAGGCGTGGAGACGGCCGCGACGATACTCGGGCGGGAGTGA
- a CDS encoding sigma-70 family RNA polymerase sigma factor yields MTAALLRPPTGAPGGDLTRDDLITQWALAARDGDAEAFERFVRATRRDVWRFVAHLSGDLHGADDLTQETYLRALTSLPGYAARSGARTWLLAIARRTVADRFRRAAARPRIADTGDWQAAAERAQPRGLPGFEEGVALLDLLSGLDAPRREAFVLTQLAGLPYADAAAAVGCPVGTVRSRVARARERVSELLLAADRAA; encoded by the coding sequence ATGACTGCTGCCCTTTTGCGACCCCCGACCGGTGCGCCCGGCGGGGACCTGACCCGCGACGACCTCATCACCCAGTGGGCGCTCGCCGCCCGCGACGGCGACGCCGAGGCGTTCGAACGGTTCGTGCGGGCCACCCGGCGCGACGTCTGGCGTTTCGTGGCACACCTCAGCGGTGACCTGCACGGCGCGGACGACCTGACCCAGGAGACGTATCTGCGGGCCCTGACCTCCCTGCCCGGCTACGCGGCGCGGTCCGGTGCCCGCACCTGGCTGCTCGCCATCGCGCGCCGCACCGTCGCCGACCGGTTCCGGCGGGCGGCGGCGCGGCCGCGGATCGCCGACACCGGTGACTGGCAGGCGGCCGCCGAGCGGGCACAGCCGCGTGGGCTGCCCGGTTTCGAGGAGGGCGTGGCCCTGCTCGACCTGCTGTCCGGGCTCGACGCGCCGCGCCGTGAGGCGTTCGTGCTCACCCAGCTCGCAGGGCTGCCGTACGCGGACGCCGCGGCGGCCGTCGGCTGCCCGGTGGGCACCGTGCGCTCCCGGGTGGCGCGTGCGCGGGAGCGCGTGAGCGAGTTGCTGCTCGCCGCGGACCGCGCCGCCTGA
- a CDS encoding cation:proton antiporter: MHSAVFLIEFGAIILALGLLGRFAGRFQFSPIPLYLLAGLAFGEGGLLPLGASEEFVAIGAEIGVILLLLMLGLEYTANDLVSNLKTQYPAGLVDCTLNALPGAIAALLMGWGPVAAVVLAGVTWISSSGVIAKVLNDLGRVGNRETPVILSILVLEDLAMAIYLPIITALLAGVGLAAGSLTLAIALGAAGLVLFLAVRYGRLISRFVSSDDPEKLLLVVLGLTILVAGIAQQLQVSAAVGAFLVGIALSGEVAEGAHSLLSPLRDLFAAVFFVFFGLHTDPASIPPVLLPALALAVVTALTKIATGYWAARRAQVSVKGRWRAGGALVARGEFSIVIAGLAVAAGIEPSLGPLATAYVLILVIVGPLTARYTQPIAAFVSDALARRRAPVAAGAGTDAGTEAAGAQLPGPREPVENLDGQDARDRS; the protein is encoded by the coding sequence GTGCATTCCGCTGTCTTCCTGATCGAGTTCGGTGCGATCATCCTGGCGCTCGGTCTCCTCGGCCGGTTCGCGGGGCGTTTCCAGTTCTCGCCCATTCCGCTGTACCTGCTCGCCGGGCTCGCGTTCGGCGAGGGCGGGCTCCTTCCGCTCGGCGCGAGCGAGGAGTTCGTCGCCATCGGCGCCGAGATCGGCGTCATCCTGCTGCTCTTGATGCTGGGCCTCGAATACACGGCCAACGACCTCGTCAGCAATCTCAAGACGCAGTACCCGGCCGGTCTGGTCGACTGCACGCTGAACGCCCTGCCCGGCGCGATCGCCGCGCTGCTCATGGGCTGGGGCCCGGTGGCCGCCGTCGTCCTCGCGGGCGTCACCTGGATCTCGTCCTCGGGCGTCATCGCCAAGGTCCTGAACGACCTCGGGCGGGTCGGCAACCGCGAGACGCCGGTCATCCTCAGCATCCTCGTGCTCGAAGACCTGGCGATGGCGATCTACCTGCCCATCATCACGGCGCTGCTCGCCGGAGTCGGCCTCGCCGCGGGCAGCCTCACGCTCGCCATCGCCCTCGGCGCCGCGGGCCTCGTCCTCTTCCTCGCGGTGCGGTACGGGCGGCTCATCTCCCGGTTCGTCTCCAGTGACGACCCCGAGAAGCTGCTCCTGGTGGTACTTGGTCTGACCATCCTGGTCGCGGGCATCGCCCAGCAGCTCCAGGTCTCCGCGGCCGTCGGCGCGTTCCTCGTCGGCATCGCGCTCTCCGGAGAGGTCGCCGAGGGCGCGCACTCGCTGCTCTCGCCGCTGCGCGACCTGTTCGCCGCGGTGTTCTTCGTCTTCTTCGGACTGCACACCGATCCGGCGAGCATTCCGCCGGTGCTGCTCCCCGCGCTCGCCCTGGCCGTCGTCACGGCGCTCACGAAGATCGCGACCGGTTACTGGGCGGCCCGCCGTGCACAGGTGTCCGTCAAGGGCCGGTGGCGGGCGGGCGGCGCGCTCGTGGCGCGCGGCGAGTTCTCCATCGTCATCGCGGGCCTCGCGGTCGCGGCGGGCATCGAGCCGTCGCTCGGCCCGCTGGCCACCGCGTACGTGCTGATCCTGGTGATCGTCGGTCCGCTGACCGCCCGCTACACCCAGCCCATCGCGGCCTTCGTGAGCGACGCGCTCGCGCGGCGGCGTGCGCCCGTGGCCGCCGGTGCCGGTACTGATGCCGGTACCGAGGCCGCCGGGGCGCAGCTGCCGGGTCCCCGGGAGCCCGTCGAGAACCTCGACGGGCAGGACGCGCGCGACCGCTCGTAG
- a CDS encoding MFS transporter produces MDRSSVPASEPVRPGAGSVRDAGAPGSVPYAGGGRHEHRWLILAVIGIAQLMVVLDATIVNIALPSAQRDLGFSDGNRQWIVTAYALAFGSLLLLGGRIADLVGRKIVFLAGLAGFALASALGGAANSFSMLVAARALQGVFGALLAPAALSLLTTTFTDPRERAKAFGIYGAIAGAGGAVGLLLGGVLTEYLDWRWCLYVNLAFAVVAMVGGARLLHAGAPPDRPELDVPGTLLVSAGLFCIVYGFSNAETHEWGDAQTWGFLVIGAVLLVAFAWWQTRATHPLLPLRVVLDRDRGASFLAMFISGAGMFGVFLFLTYYLQQILEYTPIKTGLAFLPMVAVMVVASVVTTNNLLPKMGARPIVPLGMGLSAAGMAWLTALDTTSGYAAHVLPPLLVAGLGLGLIFAPAMSMATAGVAAHDAGVASAMVNTSQQVGGSIGTALLNTLATTAASNYLVGKKPTPEVRAQAAMHSYSTAYWWSALFFAVGLVVTVVLYRRGAPVATDAGGGAVHL; encoded by the coding sequence ATGGACCGCTCGTCCGTACCCGCCTCGGAGCCCGTTCGCCCCGGTGCCGGGTCCGTTCGCGACGCCGGGGCACCGGGTTCCGTGCCGTACGCGGGAGGCGGCCGCCACGAGCACCGCTGGCTGATCCTCGCCGTGATCGGCATCGCCCAGCTCATGGTGGTGCTCGACGCGACGATCGTGAACATCGCGCTGCCTTCGGCCCAGCGGGACCTGGGGTTCAGCGACGGCAACCGGCAGTGGATCGTCACCGCGTACGCGCTCGCCTTCGGTTCGCTGCTGCTGCTCGGCGGGCGGATCGCCGACCTGGTGGGGCGCAAGATCGTGTTCCTGGCCGGGCTCGCCGGTTTCGCCCTCGCCTCCGCGCTCGGCGGCGCGGCCAACAGCTTCTCCATGCTGGTGGCGGCCCGCGCGCTCCAGGGCGTGTTCGGCGCGCTGCTCGCCCCCGCCGCACTCTCGCTGCTCACCACGACGTTCACGGACCCGCGGGAGCGTGCCAAGGCCTTCGGCATCTACGGCGCCATCGCGGGCGCGGGCGGCGCGGTGGGGCTGCTGCTCGGCGGTGTGCTGACCGAGTACCTGGACTGGCGCTGGTGCCTGTACGTGAACCTCGCCTTCGCCGTCGTCGCGATGGTCGGCGGCGCCCGCCTGCTGCACGCGGGCGCTCCCCCGGACCGGCCCGAACTCGACGTGCCCGGCACGCTCCTGGTCTCCGCCGGTCTCTTCTGCATCGTCTACGGCTTCTCCAACGCCGAGACCCACGAGTGGGGCGACGCGCAGACGTGGGGGTTCCTGGTCATCGGCGCCGTGCTGCTCGTCGCGTTCGCCTGGTGGCAGACGCGGGCGACGCATCCGCTGCTTCCGCTGCGGGTCGTGCTCGACCGGGACCGGGGGGCCTCGTTCCTCGCCATGTTCATCTCGGGCGCGGGCATGTTCGGTGTCTTCCTGTTCCTGACGTACTACCTCCAGCAGATCCTCGAGTACACGCCGATCAAGACCGGTCTCGCCTTCCTGCCGATGGTCGCGGTGATGGTGGTGGCCTCGGTGGTGACCACCAACAACCTGCTGCCGAAGATGGGGGCGCGGCCGATCGTCCCGCTGGGCATGGGGCTCTCGGCGGCCGGCATGGCCTGGCTCACCGCGCTCGACACGACCAGCGGTTACGCCGCGCACGTGCTGCCGCCCCTGCTGGTCGCCGGGCTCGGCCTCGGCCTGATCTTCGCCCCCGCGATGAGCATGGCCACGGCGGGAGTCGCCGCGCACGACGCCGGGGTGGCCTCCGCGATGGTCAACACCAGCCAGCAGGTGGGCGGTTCGATCGGCACGGCGCTCCTGAACACCCTCGCCACCACGGCCGCCTCCAACTATCTGGTCGGCAAGAAGCCGACGCCCGAGGTGCGGGCACAGGCGGCGATGCACTCGTACTCGACGGCGTACTGGTGGTCGGCCCTCTTCTTCGCCGTCGGTCTTGTCGTTACGGTCGTCCTCTATCGCAGGGGCGCCCCGGTCGCGACGGACGCGGGCGGCGGCGCGGTCCACCTGTAG